In Paralichthys olivaceus isolate ysfri-2021 chromosome 1, ASM2471397v2, whole genome shotgun sequence, the following are encoded in one genomic region:
- the LOC109624820 gene encoding transmembrane protein 255B isoform X1 codes for MQPEAQQTTQQTATEILDPADQYLRRRRTALWVTVSLLALSLVVLTVGLISATRTNNVPVAGYYPGITLSFGAFLGIVGIHLVENRRPMLVAAIIFISIGVIASFFCAIVDGIIASEFIDTRPLQEDMCDFYTSGSGYAYDSYYTEVTCRSFDKACKLKLRSNTCYCCYLYNCESTEYHTQYFEFTGVSGCWDVIHLYRLLWASVVLNVIGLFLGIIAAAILGAYKDMQKPTPQMAPSPAPPPHILYNPTQHMLTYAGFCPSGQTLPAYPNYPMSMQHNSNYQAPATPQMIPDGGLSSTSCPSEENQPPSQASTQPQPQGATQEPGGFMLTPNAPVLYGSSFGSFEKPPPYAC; via the exons ATGCAGCCTGAAGCTCAGCAGACAACTCAACAAACAGCTACAGAAATACTGGATCCTGCag ATCAGTACCTGCGTCGGAGGAGGACGGCTCTGTGGgtgactgtgtctctgctggCTCTGTCTCTGGTGGTGCTGACGGTGGGTCTCATCTCTGCCACCCGCACCAACAACGTGCCCGTCGCTGGATATTACCCAGGCATCACT CTGAGTTTTGGAGCGTTTCTGGGAATTGTCGGCATCCACCTGGTGGAAAACCGCAGACCCATG CTTGTGGCAGCGATCATCTTCATCAGTATCGGGGTCATCGCGTCTTTCTTCTGTGCCATTGTGGACGGGATCATCGCTTCAGAATTCATT gACACGAGACCCCTGCAGGAGGACATGTGCGACTTCTACACCAGTGGATCGGGCTACGCCTACGACAGCTACTACACAGAG GTGACGTGTCGCTCATTTGACAAAGCCTGCAAACTCAAACTGAGGAGCAACACCTGCTACTGCTGCTACCTGTACAACTGTGAGAG CACAGAGTACCACACACAGTACTTCGAGTTCACTGGTGTCAGTGGCTGCTGGGACGTGATCCACCTGTACCGTCTGCTGTGGGCCTCAGTGGTGCTCAACGTGATCGGCCTGTTCCTGGGCATCATCGCTGCCGCCATCCTCGGAGCGTACAAGGACATG cagaagCCGACTCCTCAAATGGCTCCCAGCCCTGCACCGCCACCCCACATCCTGTACAACCCGACCCAGCACATGCTCACCTACGCTGGATTCTGTCCTTCAGGACAGACTCTGCCTGCCTACCCCAACTATCCAATGAGCATGCAG CATAACAGCAACTACCAGGCACCTGCTACGCCCCAGATGATCCCAGACGGAggcctctcctccacctcctgcccGTCTGAGGAGAACCAGCCACCCTCTCAGGCCTCCACCCAACCGCAGCCTCAGGGAGCCACCCAGGAACCAGGCGGCTTCATGCTGACTCCCAACGCTCCCGTCCTCTACGGATCCTCCTTCGGCTCCTTTGAGAAACCTCCTCCTTACGCCTGCTGA
- the LOC109624820 gene encoding transmembrane protein 255B isoform X2 yields the protein MQPEAQQTTQQTATEILDPADQYLRRRRTALWVTVSLLALSLVVLTVGLISATRTNNVPVAGYYPGITLSFGAFLGIVGIHLVENRRPMLVAAIIFISIGVIASFFCAIVDGIIASEFIDTRPLQEDMCDFYTSGSGYAYDSYYTEVTCRSFDKACKLKLRSNTCYCCYLYNCESTEYHTQYFEFTGVSGCWDVIHLYRLLWASVVLNVIGLFLGIIAAAILGAYKDMKPTPQMAPSPAPPPHILYNPTQHMLTYAGFCPSGQTLPAYPNYPMSMQHNSNYQAPATPQMIPDGGLSSTSCPSEENQPPSQASTQPQPQGATQEPGGFMLTPNAPVLYGSSFGSFEKPPPYAC from the exons ATGCAGCCTGAAGCTCAGCAGACAACTCAACAAACAGCTACAGAAATACTGGATCCTGCag ATCAGTACCTGCGTCGGAGGAGGACGGCTCTGTGGgtgactgtgtctctgctggCTCTGTCTCTGGTGGTGCTGACGGTGGGTCTCATCTCTGCCACCCGCACCAACAACGTGCCCGTCGCTGGATATTACCCAGGCATCACT CTGAGTTTTGGAGCGTTTCTGGGAATTGTCGGCATCCACCTGGTGGAAAACCGCAGACCCATG CTTGTGGCAGCGATCATCTTCATCAGTATCGGGGTCATCGCGTCTTTCTTCTGTGCCATTGTGGACGGGATCATCGCTTCAGAATTCATT gACACGAGACCCCTGCAGGAGGACATGTGCGACTTCTACACCAGTGGATCGGGCTACGCCTACGACAGCTACTACACAGAG GTGACGTGTCGCTCATTTGACAAAGCCTGCAAACTCAAACTGAGGAGCAACACCTGCTACTGCTGCTACCTGTACAACTGTGAGAG CACAGAGTACCACACACAGTACTTCGAGTTCACTGGTGTCAGTGGCTGCTGGGACGTGATCCACCTGTACCGTCTGCTGTGGGCCTCAGTGGTGCTCAACGTGATCGGCCTGTTCCTGGGCATCATCGCTGCCGCCATCCTCGGAGCGTACAAGGACATG aagCCGACTCCTCAAATGGCTCCCAGCCCTGCACCGCCACCCCACATCCTGTACAACCCGACCCAGCACATGCTCACCTACGCTGGATTCTGTCCTTCAGGACAGACTCTGCCTGCCTACCCCAACTATCCAATGAGCATGCAG CATAACAGCAACTACCAGGCACCTGCTACGCCCCAGATGATCCCAGACGGAggcctctcctccacctcctgcccGTCTGAGGAGAACCAGCCACCCTCTCAGGCCTCCACCCAACCGCAGCCTCAGGGAGCCACCCAGGAACCAGGCGGCTTCATGCTGACTCCCAACGCTCCCGTCCTCTACGGATCCTCCTTCGGCTCCTTTGAGAAACCTCCTCCTTACGCCTGCTGA